A portion of the Bdellovibrio bacteriovorus genome contains these proteins:
- a CDS encoding PQQ-dependent sugar dehydrogenase, with the protein MKSVLSLLILLLNFSPFAYAQDSAGKVYESAGLKFRYENLMKRSDAIWGFDFLSDGKIIFTERRGTINTFDPATKQVTPLTGTPEVWAQGQGGMLDVRVHPTNKNEIFFTYAMPLNKGGTTAVGRATLDSNKLTNVKRLFIAHSESKNGEHFGSRIEFDNAGHIFFAVGDRGERPRVQDLSFHMGKVMRIKEDGSVPQDNPFVKTKNAKPEIWALGVRSPQGLTTHPETKELWEAEMGPRGGDEINIIAKGKNYGWPVITYGREYWGPKIGEEKKEGMEQPLVYWVPSISPSALTFYTGSSFPTWKNNAFLANLSGQHLRRLVIKDNKVIQQEELLSGIARFRNVRTGPDGHLYVSTDDGQISRLVPAK; encoded by the coding sequence ATGAAGTCTGTTTTATCCCTGTTAATTCTTCTTTTGAATTTTAGCCCCTTTGCGTACGCTCAAGATTCTGCTGGCAAGGTTTATGAGTCAGCCGGTCTTAAATTTCGCTATGAAAACTTAATGAAACGTTCGGACGCCATTTGGGGCTTTGATTTTTTAAGCGACGGAAAAATCATTTTCACGGAACGCCGTGGAACTATAAACACTTTTGATCCCGCCACCAAGCAAGTCACCCCACTCACTGGCACCCCCGAGGTATGGGCCCAAGGACAAGGCGGCATGTTAGATGTGCGCGTTCATCCGACAAATAAAAACGAAATCTTTTTTACCTATGCGATGCCTTTAAATAAAGGTGGCACCACCGCCGTGGGGCGCGCCACTCTGGATAGCAACAAGTTAACTAACGTTAAGCGTCTTTTTATCGCTCATTCGGAAAGTAAAAATGGTGAACACTTCGGCTCACGCATTGAGTTTGATAATGCCGGACATATCTTTTTTGCGGTGGGCGATCGCGGTGAAAGACCGCGCGTGCAGGATTTAAGCTTTCATATGGGAAAAGTGATGCGCATCAAAGAAGATGGATCCGTTCCCCAAGACAATCCTTTTGTTAAAACTAAAAATGCCAAGCCTGAAATCTGGGCCCTGGGCGTTCGCAGTCCCCAAGGCTTAACCACACACCCCGAAACCAAAGAGCTGTGGGAAGCCGAAATGGGCCCGCGCGGTGGCGATGAAATCAATATCATCGCTAAAGGCAAAAACTATGGCTGGCCTGTCATCACTTATGGACGAGAATACTGGGGACCTAAAATCGGTGAAGAGAAAAAAGAAGGCATGGAGCAGCCCTTGGTCTACTGGGTGCCTTCGATTTCACCGTCTGCTTTGACCTTTTACACGGGCAGTTCTTTCCCCACATGGAAAAACAATGCTTTCTTAGCGAACTTAAGTGGTCAGCATTTGCGTCGCTTGGTCATCAAAGACAACAAAGTGATACAACAAGAAGAGCTGCTTTCTGGCATAGCCCGTTTTCGCAACGTGCGCACGGGCCCTGACGGAC
- a CDS encoding ABC transporter permease: MKTLIKYFSLYGALFRTSFIADLEYRVNFLTRIATDIFWYIAQIVTFEVLFLHTPKIGDWNLEQMRVFLGVMFVVDGIYMIILSENLDQMSEKVRKGDLDLLLAKPVNSQFMISLQKASTAMIGNLLIGLSWFIYSLIQLPSFEWIRLAWLLYLIPCGLVALYAMRFFMAATAVIFARSENLQFIWFQLYRLGMRPDSMYTPWLKYFLLTALPVGVIASVPARALLEPPNFGLFAWVFILAILLVYLSHRFWKFALRFYSSASS; this comes from the coding sequence ATGAAAACACTGATAAAGTATTTCTCTTTGTACGGCGCCCTGTTTCGCACAAGCTTTATTGCCGACCTAGAATATCGCGTGAATTTTTTGACTCGGATCGCGACGGATATCTTTTGGTATATCGCGCAGATTGTAACTTTCGAGGTTCTGTTCCTGCACACGCCTAAAATCGGCGACTGGAATTTAGAGCAAATGCGCGTTTTCTTAGGGGTGATGTTTGTTGTCGACGGGATTTATATGATCATCCTGTCAGAAAACCTTGATCAAATGTCCGAAAAAGTGCGCAAAGGAGATTTGGATCTTTTATTAGCCAAGCCCGTGAATTCGCAATTTATGATCAGCTTACAAAAAGCCTCCACCGCGATGATCGGGAATCTTTTAATTGGTCTTAGTTGGTTTATTTACAGTTTGATTCAGCTGCCCAGCTTTGAATGGATCCGTTTGGCGTGGTTATTATATTTAATCCCTTGTGGGCTCGTTGCACTTTACGCCATGCGATTTTTTATGGCGGCGACGGCCGTGATCTTTGCTCGCTCTGAAAACCTGCAATTTATCTGGTTTCAGCTTTATCGTTTGGGAATGCGCCCGGATTCAATGTACACGCCCTGGTTAAAATATTTCTTGCTCACAGCACTTCCCGTGGGCGTGATTGCCAGTGTGCCGGCGCGGGCGTTACTTGAACCACCGAATTTCGGTCTTTTTGCTTGGGTTTTTATTTTAGCCATCTTATTAGTTTATCTTTCTCACCGCTTCTGGAAATTCGCTTTAAGATTCTATTCAAGTGCCAGCTCGTAA
- a CDS encoding ABC transporter permease — protein MRSSKLAFLSLLRRNFAFAKLAIVSNLEYRLNYFVDAILQPTLTTCIEMLLWYAVFKSAATTEIAGFSKEYYLAYALWGAFFARICTSWMYEYRMIQEIDSGSINSLLTRPMTFYEYYFSQLMGYKVITTACSMMVPLLAVLIFDLPTKFSRLPLAFALEFYYLILVHSISFVIASCAFYLNKVYAFTGAKNLALWLFTGELFPLDLMPEPMKTIVITLPFSAGVYVPVGYLTGRLGVGSVMNSFVSISIALILVNALGLWMWRKGVHIYAGTGA, from the coding sequence ATGAGATCCTCGAAGCTGGCTTTTTTGTCCTTGTTACGACGTAATTTCGCTTTTGCGAAGCTCGCGATCGTCTCCAATTTGGAGTATCGACTGAACTATTTCGTCGACGCCATTTTGCAGCCCACATTGACTACTTGCATAGAAATGCTGCTTTGGTATGCGGTCTTTAAAAGTGCGGCGACAACGGAAATTGCCGGATTTTCAAAAGAGTACTACCTAGCTTATGCCCTGTGGGGGGCCTTCTTTGCCCGTATCTGCACCAGCTGGATGTATGAATATCGCATGATTCAAGAAATTGATTCGGGCAGTATCAACAGTCTTTTGACTCGCCCGATGACCTTCTATGAATACTATTTTTCCCAACTTATGGGATACAAAGTGATCACGACGGCCTGCTCAATGATGGTGCCTCTTTTGGCGGTCCTTATTTTTGATTTGCCAACGAAATTTTCGCGTCTGCCTCTGGCATTTGCTTTGGAATTTTACTATTTGATTTTGGTGCATTCGATCAGCTTTGTGATTGCGTCATGTGCCTTTTATTTAAATAAAGTTTATGCCTTCACGGGTGCTAAAAACTTAGCCCTGTGGCTTTTCACCGGCGAGCTTTTCCCGTTAGACCTGATGCCAGAACCGATGAAAACTATCGTCATCACCCTTCCGTTCAGTGCGGGTGTGTATGTTCCAGTCGGATACTTGACGGGACGCCTGGGTGTGGGGTCCGTCATGAACTCTTTTGTTTCGATTTCTATCGCACTGATTTTAGTCAACGCCCTGGGTTTATGGATGTGGCGCAAAGGGGTCCATATTTACGCCGGGACAGGGGCTTAG